The following are encoded in a window of Streptomyces sp. 11x1 genomic DNA:
- the leuS gene encoding leucine--tRNA ligase: MSETNPAAAEVAAHRYTAAVAAEIEARWQDFWDADGTYAAPNPTGDLAGDAELAARPKKFIMDMFPYPSGAGLHVGHPLGYIATDVFARYQRMNGHNVLHTLGFDAFGLPAEQHAVATGEHPRVTTEAAINNMKSQLRRLGLGHDKRRSFATIDPDYYKWTQWIFLQIFNSWYDDEARKARPIAELVAQFESGERALPGGGSWSALSAGERADVLGEYRLAYASDAPVNWCPGLGTVLANEEVTADGRSERGNFPVFKAKLRQWNMRITAYADRLLDDLNELDWPEAIKLQQRNWIGRSEGARVDFPIDGERITVFTTRPDTLFGATYMVLAPEHPLVDKFTPDAWPEGTHDVWTGGHATPAEAVAAYRAQAASKSDVERQAEAKDKTGVFTGSFATNPVNGERIPVFIADYVLMGYGTGAIMAVPAGDQRDFEFARAFELPIVCIVEPTDGRGTDTSTWEDAFASYDAKIINSSGEGVSLDGLGVVEAKARITEWLERTGIGEGTVNFRLRDWLFSRQRYWGEPFPIVYDEDGVAHSLPESMLPLELPEVEDYSPRTFDPDDADTQPETPLSRNADWVNVTLDLGDGRGPRPYRRETNTMPNWAGSCWYELRYLDPHNSEKLVDPEIERYWMGPREGQPHGGVDLYVGGAEHAVLHLLYARFWSKVLFDLGHVSSAEPFHKLFNQGMIQAFVYRDSRGFAVPAAEVEERDGAYYYQGEKVSRLLGKMGKSLKNAVTPESICAEYGADTLRLYEMAMGPLDVSRPWDTRAVVGQFRLLQRLWRNVVDEATGEVTVVDTEPGEDTLRVLHKAIDGVRQDLEGLRFNTAIAKVTELNNHLTKVGGPVSRSVAEALVLLVAPLAPHIAEELWRKLGHGDSVVHQDFPVADPAYVVDEAVTCVVQIKGKVKARLEVPPTISEEELEKVALGDEKVVAALAGAPIRKVIVRAPKLVNIVT, translated from the coding sequence ATGAGCGAGACGAACCCCGCTGCCGCCGAAGTGGCCGCGCACCGCTACACGGCAGCCGTCGCGGCCGAGATCGAGGCACGCTGGCAGGACTTCTGGGACGCCGACGGCACGTACGCGGCGCCCAACCCCACGGGCGACCTGGCGGGCGACGCGGAACTGGCCGCCCGGCCCAAGAAGTTCATCATGGACATGTTCCCGTACCCGTCCGGTGCGGGCCTGCACGTCGGTCACCCCCTGGGCTACATCGCCACCGACGTCTTCGCCCGCTACCAGCGGATGAACGGCCACAACGTCCTGCACACCCTGGGCTTCGACGCCTTCGGCCTGCCCGCCGAGCAGCATGCCGTCGCCACCGGCGAGCACCCCCGGGTCACCACCGAGGCCGCCATCAACAACATGAAGTCCCAGCTGCGCAGGCTGGGCCTGGGCCACGACAAGCGCCGGTCGTTCGCCACGATCGACCCGGACTACTACAAGTGGACCCAGTGGATCTTCCTGCAGATCTTCAACTCCTGGTACGACGACGAGGCGAGGAAGGCCCGCCCGATCGCCGAGCTGGTCGCCCAGTTCGAGTCCGGTGAGCGCGCGCTGCCCGGCGGCGGCTCCTGGAGCGCGCTGAGCGCCGGCGAACGCGCCGACGTCCTGGGCGAGTACCGCCTGGCGTACGCCTCCGACGCGCCGGTCAACTGGTGCCCCGGCCTGGGCACCGTGCTGGCCAACGAGGAGGTCACCGCCGACGGCCGTTCCGAGCGGGGCAACTTCCCCGTCTTCAAGGCCAAGCTGCGCCAGTGGAACATGCGGATCACGGCGTACGCCGACCGTCTGCTGGACGACCTGAACGAGCTGGACTGGCCCGAGGCCATCAAGCTGCAGCAGCGCAACTGGATCGGCCGCTCCGAGGGCGCCCGCGTCGACTTCCCGATCGACGGGGAGCGCATCACCGTCTTCACCACCCGCCCCGACACCCTGTTCGGCGCGACCTACATGGTGCTGGCCCCCGAGCACCCGCTGGTCGACAAGTTCACCCCGGACGCCTGGCCCGAGGGCACCCACGACGTGTGGACCGGCGGGCACGCGACCCCCGCCGAGGCCGTCGCCGCCTACCGCGCGCAGGCCGCCTCCAAGTCCGACGTCGAGCGGCAGGCCGAGGCGAAGGACAAGACCGGCGTCTTCACCGGCTCGTTCGCCACCAACCCGGTCAACGGGGAGCGGATCCCGGTCTTCATCGCCGACTACGTCCTGATGGGCTACGGCACCGGCGCGATCATGGCCGTCCCGGCGGGCGACCAGCGGGACTTCGAGTTCGCGCGCGCCTTCGAACTGCCGATCGTCTGCATCGTCGAGCCCACCGACGGCCGCGGCACCGACACCTCCACCTGGGAGGACGCCTTCGCCTCCTACGACGCGAAGATCATCAACTCCAGCGGCGAGGGCGTGTCCCTGGACGGCCTGGGCGTCGTCGAGGCGAAGGCGCGCATCACCGAGTGGCTGGAGCGGACCGGCATCGGCGAGGGCACCGTCAACTTCCGGCTGCGCGACTGGCTGTTCAGCCGCCAGCGGTACTGGGGCGAGCCCTTCCCGATCGTCTACGACGAGGACGGCGTCGCCCACTCGCTGCCCGAGTCGATGCTGCCGCTGGAGCTGCCCGAGGTCGAGGACTACAGCCCCCGCACCTTCGATCCGGACGACGCCGACACCCAGCCCGAGACACCGCTGTCGCGCAACGCCGACTGGGTGAACGTCACGCTGGACCTGGGTGACGGCCGCGGCCCGCGCCCGTACCGCCGTGAGACCAACACCATGCCCAACTGGGCCGGTTCCTGCTGGTACGAGCTGCGCTACCTGGACCCGCACAACTCCGAGAAGCTGGTCGACCCCGAGATCGAGCGGTACTGGATGGGCCCGCGCGAGGGCCAGCCGCACGGCGGCGTCGACCTGTACGTCGGCGGCGCCGAGCACGCCGTGCTGCACCTGCTGTACGCGCGCTTCTGGTCCAAGGTCCTGTTCGACCTGGGGCACGTCTCGTCGGCCGAGCCGTTCCACAAGCTGTTCAACCAGGGCATGATCCAGGCCTTCGTCTACCGCGACAGCCGTGGCTTCGCGGTGCCGGCCGCCGAGGTGGAGGAGCGCGACGGCGCCTACTACTACCAGGGCGAGAAGGTCAGCCGCCTGCTGGGCAAGATGGGCAAGTCCCTGAAGAACGCGGTCACTCCCGAGTCCATCTGCGCGGAGTACGGCGCCGACACGCTGCGCCTGTACGAGATGGCGATGGGCCCGCTGGACGTCTCCCGGCCGTGGGACACGCGCGCGGTGGTGGGCCAGTTCCGGCTGCTGCAGCGGCTGTGGCGCAACGTCGTCGACGAGGCCACCGGCGAGGTGACGGTCGTCGACACGGAGCCCGGCGAGGACACCCTGCGGGTGCTGCACAAGGCCATCGACGGTGTCCGCCAGGACCTGGAGGGCCTGCGGTTCAACACCGCGATCGCCAAGGTCACCGAGCTGAACAACCATCTGACCAAGGTGGGCGGCCCGGTGTCCCGCTCCGTCGCCGAGGCCCTGGTCCTGCTGGTCGCGCCGCTGGCCCCGCACATCGCCGAGGAACTGTGGCGCAAGCTGGGGCACGGCGACTCGGTCGTGCACCAGGACTTCCCCGTCGCCGACCCCGCGTACGTCGTCGACGAGGCCGTGACCTGTGTCGTCCAGATCAAGGGCAAGGTCAAGGCCCGGCTGGAGGTGCCGCCGACCATCTCCGAGGAGGAGCTGGAGAAGGTGGCCCTGGGCGACGAGAAGGTGGTCGCGGCGCTGGCCGGGGCACCGATCCGGAAGGTGATCGTGCGGGCGCCGAAGCTGGTGAACATCGTCACGTGA
- a CDS encoding DegV family protein, with protein MSRHVAIVTDSTAYLPPPAMERHHITAVPLTVVLGDQALEEGTEISARSLAQALQKRRSVTTSRPSPELFAETYRRVAESGATGIVSLHLSAEFSGTYDAAVLAAREAPVPVRVVDTGMVAMALGFCALAAAESAEAGGTVDEAVTAAEKRAAGTSAFFYVDTLDYLRRGGRIGAAQALFGSALAVKPLLRLDGGRIEMLEKVRTASRAIARLEEIVAERAGGAPVDIAVHHLAAPERASALAERLRGRVSGLADLHVSEVGAVIGAHTGPGLLGVIVSPR; from the coding sequence ATGTCCCGCCATGTCGCGATCGTCACCGATTCCACGGCCTACCTGCCGCCGCCGGCGATGGAGCGTCACCACATCACCGCGGTGCCGTTGACCGTGGTCCTCGGCGACCAGGCGCTCGAGGAAGGGACCGAGATCTCGGCCCGCTCCCTGGCCCAGGCGTTGCAGAAACGACGGTCCGTCACCACCTCCCGCCCCAGCCCCGAGCTGTTCGCCGAGACCTATCGCAGGGTCGCGGAGTCGGGCGCCACCGGCATCGTCTCGCTCCACCTCTCCGCCGAGTTCTCGGGCACGTACGACGCGGCCGTGCTCGCGGCCCGCGAGGCACCCGTGCCGGTGCGCGTCGTGGACACCGGGATGGTCGCGATGGCGCTCGGGTTCTGCGCTTTGGCCGCCGCCGAGTCCGCGGAGGCGGGCGGCACGGTGGACGAGGCCGTCACAGCCGCCGAGAAGCGGGCCGCCGGGACGTCCGCGTTCTTCTACGTCGACACCCTCGACTACCTCCGCCGGGGCGGACGGATCGGTGCGGCACAGGCGCTGTTCGGATCCGCGCTGGCGGTCAAGCCGCTGCTGCGGCTGGACGGCGGCCGTATCGAGATGCTGGAGAAGGTCCGCACGGCGTCCAGGGCGATCGCCCGCCTGGAGGAGATCGTCGCCGAGCGAGCGGGCGGGGCGCCGGTCGACATCGCCGTTCACCACCTCGCGGCGCCCGAGCGGGCCTCCGCGCTCGCGGAGCGGCTGAGGGGCCGGGTGTCCGGGCTGGCCGATCTGCATGTGAGCGAGGTCGGGGCGGTGATCGGGGCGCACACGGGGCCCGGGTTGCTGGGCGTGATCGTGTCGCCTCGATGA
- a CDS encoding ComEA family DNA-binding protein, with protein MALRSRSRTATVTSGPGRGPSSDGRTRHPRPRRPRGRAGRRHQASAETLRLRAETLFPERTWEPRELGHGPPPESSADEDGSRGRDASPAWRERVGPAVRERLPVWLQARCGIERKSVVALSVVLVVAAVFAAQHFWAGRPQPVSAPEVVRAGAPGASPTPGSGQAPFGEPGHGGAAVPGASPGLGAPSAVPTIVVDVSGKVRRPGVQQLPAGSRVADALRAAGGVRPGANTDGLNRARLLVDGEQVLVGTPAPMAGPGAPPGTGAGAGAGGGGAGGAGAAVAGSAPTTPVSLNTATADQLDTLPGVGPVLAQHIIDYRAQHGGFRSVDELREVNGIGDPRCQW; from the coding sequence ATGGCACTTCGATCACGTTCACGCACGGCGACGGTCACCAGCGGCCCCGGCAGGGGCCCTTCCTCCGACGGGCGTACCCGTCACCCCCGCCCTCGGCGGCCGCGGGGCAGGGCCGGCCGCCGCCACCAGGCGTCGGCGGAGACGCTCCGCCTGCGCGCGGAGACGCTGTTTCCCGAAAGGACCTGGGAGCCCCGTGAGCTGGGGCATGGGCCGCCGCCGGAGTCTTCCGCGGACGAGGACGGGTCCCGCGGTCGTGATGCGAGCCCTGCGTGGCGTGAGCGGGTGGGGCCCGCCGTCCGGGAGCGGCTGCCGGTGTGGTTGCAGGCACGGTGCGGCATCGAGCGGAAGAGCGTGGTCGCGCTGAGCGTGGTGCTGGTCGTCGCGGCGGTGTTCGCGGCACAGCACTTCTGGGCGGGCCGGCCCCAGCCGGTGAGCGCGCCCGAGGTGGTGCGGGCGGGAGCTCCGGGTGCCTCACCGACGCCAGGGAGCGGGCAGGCACCGTTCGGTGAGCCCGGGCACGGCGGTGCGGCGGTGCCGGGCGCCTCGCCAGGGCTGGGGGCTCCCTCGGCCGTACCCACGATCGTGGTCGACGTCAGTGGCAAGGTGCGCAGACCGGGCGTCCAACAGTTGCCGGCCGGTTCGCGGGTCGCCGACGCGCTGCGGGCGGCGGGCGGGGTGCGGCCGGGGGCGAACACCGACGGGCTCAACCGCGCCCGGCTCCTCGTGGACGGCGAACAGGTCCTGGTGGGCACTCCGGCGCCGATGGCCGGACCGGGTGCGCCGCCAGGGACAGGAGCGGGCGCGGGGGCGGGTGGCGGTGGTGCGGGCGGGGCAGGCGCAGCCGTCGCCGGATCGGCGCCCACGACCCCCGTGTCGCTCAACACGGCCACCGCCGACCAACTGGACACCCTGCCCGGCGTGGGCCCGGTCCTCGCCCAGCACATCATCGACTACCGCGCTCAGCACGGCGGCTTCCGCTCGGTGGACGAGCTCCGCGAGGTGAACGGCATCGGCGATCCGAGATGTCAATGGTAA
- a CDS encoding recombinase family protein codes for MTPQRAVLLLRISYRKAEEEAKEAAEQSDDPTAATRRMQAVSKGIGRQEEDGRALAARLGWTIARVIPEDDTSAFKRRIIKLPDGTTALRTVRPGFRAALDGLASGEFDGLIADDLDRVARDPRDLEDLIDVVESRRPRIPVESVTGSLRLANDADVTMARVMVAVANKSSRDTARRVARKHEELAAEGRPGGGGFRGYGYTEKYEVIEDEARTLREIGARILGDWDGWTNEQRKLIDPEMGESLNSIAADLDRRKVPTATGVPWSGRSVGSAVSKASVAGLRAHKGEVVGPAAWPAIIPAERWERICERLAMRAGDTDLTLQRWLSRVLKCSLCGHLLLGSHGNGGPRYWCDRKGGGCGKIAVKASFVEDEVERQVLELLGMPRVLEQLRTVADTETTDEARAELAEDEAQLKLMAGMFARREITFPEFQEGRRIIEARVKESRALLHSRAPMVLRRLLAGDVASGWLALTPADKREVVLSLLPGYEVLPHDRSYGNKFNPGRLVPMKWPEPEAS; via the coding sequence ATGACCCCACAGCGTGCAGTCCTCCTCCTCCGGATCAGCTACCGGAAGGCCGAGGAGGAAGCCAAGGAAGCTGCCGAGCAGAGCGACGACCCAACAGCGGCCACCCGCCGAATGCAGGCAGTCAGCAAGGGCATCGGCCGGCAGGAAGAAGACGGCCGCGCCCTCGCCGCCCGGCTCGGCTGGACGATCGCCCGGGTGATCCCGGAAGACGACACCAGCGCCTTCAAGCGGCGCATCATCAAGCTCCCCGACGGGACCACCGCACTGCGCACCGTGCGCCCCGGATTCCGTGCCGCCCTCGACGGGCTCGCCTCCGGAGAGTTCGACGGGCTGATCGCCGACGACCTCGACCGCGTAGCCCGCGACCCCCGCGACCTCGAAGACCTAATCGACGTAGTGGAGTCCCGCCGGCCACGCATCCCGGTCGAGTCCGTCACGGGCTCACTCCGGCTGGCCAACGACGCGGACGTCACCATGGCCAGGGTCATGGTCGCCGTCGCCAACAAGTCGTCCAGGGACACCGCGCGCCGTGTCGCCCGGAAGCACGAGGAACTCGCCGCCGAGGGCAGGCCAGGCGGTGGCGGGTTCCGCGGCTACGGCTACACCGAGAAGTACGAAGTCATCGAAGACGAGGCTCGAACCCTCCGGGAAATCGGCGCGCGCATCCTCGGCGACTGGGACGGCTGGACCAACGAGCAGAGGAAGCTGATCGATCCGGAGATGGGGGAGTCCCTCAACTCGATCGCAGCCGACCTGGACCGGCGCAAGGTGCCCACCGCCACGGGAGTCCCGTGGTCTGGCCGGAGCGTGGGTTCCGCCGTCTCGAAGGCGTCTGTCGCGGGTCTGCGCGCACACAAGGGCGAGGTGGTCGGACCGGCGGCGTGGCCGGCCATCATCCCGGCGGAGCGCTGGGAGCGGATCTGTGAGCGCCTGGCCATGCGCGCGGGGGACACGGACCTGACGCTTCAGCGGTGGCTGAGTCGCGTCCTGAAGTGCTCCCTGTGTGGGCACCTGCTTCTCGGCAGCCACGGCAATGGCGGTCCCCGCTACTGGTGCGACCGGAAGGGTGGTGGCTGCGGAAAGATCGCGGTTAAGGCGTCGTTCGTCGAGGACGAGGTGGAGCGCCAAGTGCTGGAGCTGCTCGGCATGCCGCGCGTCCTGGAGCAGTTGCGTACCGTCGCCGACACCGAGACGACCGACGAGGCCCGCGCCGAGCTGGCCGAGGACGAGGCGCAACTGAAGCTGATGGCCGGGATGTTCGCCCGCAGGGAGATCACGTTCCCGGAGTTCCAGGAGGGGCGCCGGATCATCGAGGCCCGGGTCAAGGAGTCGCGGGCGTTGCTCCATTCCCGGGCGCCGATGGTGCTGCGGCGGCTGCTCGCGGGGGACGTGGCTTCCGGGTGGTTGGCGTTGACGCCGGCGGATAAGCGGGAGGTTGTGCTGTCGCTGCTGCCGGGCTACGAGGTGCTGCCCCACGATCGGAGCTATGGCAACAAGTTCAACCCGGGCCGGCTGGTGCCGATGAAGTGGCCAGAGCCGGAGGCGTCCTGA
- a CDS encoding helix-turn-helix transcriptional regulator gives MLREIADAIGVSPLTVYRWERGATQPRSAHALRWADALGIEAKAS, from the coding sequence ATGCTCCGAGAAATCGCCGACGCCATCGGCGTCAGCCCCTTGACCGTCTACCGCTGGGAGCGGGGCGCGACGCAGCCGCGGAGCGCGCATGCCCTTCGCTGGGCTGACGCTCTCGGTATCGAGGCGAAGGCCTCGTGA
- a CDS encoding AAA family ATPase, translating to MTTYHEQVRPQGDSPAAPPHAPDSIDWSDLDEKVQPDPAEDASSLFKPGGSFFLDVPENPSAVWGTGGDVLWAEGEALLIAAPQGVGKTTLAHQLIRARLGLQDTVLGYPVVPGSVVLLLAMDRPAQSRRAGHRIFAHDDPAYLNKHLVVWEGPPPFDLAKQTDILAAMCEKAKADTVIIDSVKDAAVGLSEDAVGAGWNRARQKALAAGVQVLELHHNRKAGANGGEPNTLSDVYGSVWIPSGAGSVISLWGEAGDPVVRLRHLKQPMNEVGPFNIVHDHERGTTSVEESVDLYELVRRSGPDGLTPLKAAEALFEAKVPTRAQKEKARRKLDKAVDQGLLTRMEPIFKGGSVSYYLVEQG from the coding sequence TTGACCACGTACCACGAGCAGGTGAGGCCGCAGGGCGACAGCCCCGCGGCCCCGCCGCACGCCCCGGACAGCATCGACTGGAGCGACCTGGACGAGAAGGTCCAGCCCGATCCGGCCGAAGACGCGTCCAGCCTGTTCAAGCCCGGCGGGTCGTTCTTCCTCGACGTCCCCGAGAACCCTTCCGCCGTGTGGGGTACGGGCGGAGACGTGCTCTGGGCAGAGGGCGAGGCGCTACTGATCGCCGCCCCTCAGGGTGTCGGCAAGACGACCCTGGCCCATCAGCTCATCCGCGCCCGTCTGGGCCTACAGGACACGGTGTTGGGCTACCCGGTCGTACCGGGCAGCGTCGTCCTGCTGCTCGCGATGGACAGGCCCGCACAGAGCCGCAGGGCCGGGCATCGGATCTTCGCCCACGACGACCCGGCTTACCTGAACAAGCACCTCGTGGTGTGGGAGGGGCCGCCTCCGTTCGACCTGGCCAAGCAGACCGACATCCTCGCCGCGATGTGCGAGAAGGCCAAGGCGGACACGGTCATCATCGACTCCGTCAAGGACGCCGCTGTCGGCCTGTCGGAGGACGCAGTCGGCGCCGGTTGGAACCGGGCACGGCAGAAGGCCCTCGCGGCGGGTGTGCAGGTCTTGGAGCTGCACCACAACCGTAAGGCGGGTGCGAACGGCGGAGAGCCCAACACCCTCTCCGACGTGTACGGGTCGGTGTGGATCCCGTCCGGCGCCGGGTCGGTCATCTCTCTGTGGGGCGAGGCCGGCGATCCCGTCGTAAGGCTGCGGCACCTAAAGCAGCCGATGAACGAGGTCGGCCCGTTCAACATCGTCCACGACCACGAGCGCGGCACGACGTCCGTCGAGGAGAGCGTCGACCTGTACGAACTCGTACGTCGCAGCGGGCCTGACGGCCTGACTCCGCTCAAGGCGGCTGAGGCCCTCTTCGAGGCCAAGGTGCCCACGAGAGCGCAGAAGGAGAAGGCCCGCCGGAAGCTGGATAAGGCCGTGGATCAAGGCTTGCTCACGCGTATGGAGCCCATCTTCAAGGGCGGTTCGGTCTCGTACTACCTCGTCGAGCAGGGCTAG
- a CDS encoding DUF6253 family protein, which translates to MADLIPARGYVAVFTTLDTDSGRTLYYPRPLIAWTVGEDGRLVGHYIGSYGNTTVASNVPNFYRYMTEDQWAVFGLTHRAPKSVGSEPS; encoded by the coding sequence ATGGCAGACCTCATCCCCGCGCGCGGCTACGTCGCCGTCTTCACCACCCTCGACACGGACAGCGGCAGGACCCTCTACTACCCCCGTCCGCTGATCGCTTGGACCGTTGGCGAGGACGGCCGACTCGTCGGTCACTACATCGGCAGCTACGGCAATACGACTGTCGCCAGCAACGTCCCGAACTTCTACCGGTACATGACCGAGGACCAGTGGGCCGTCTTCGGTCTGACCCACCGAGCCCCGAAGTCGGTCGGATCGGAGCCCTCATGA